In a genomic window of Methanogenium sp. S4BF:
- a CDS encoding archaellin/type IV pilin N-terminal domain-containing protein: MQKIMNRDEGFTGLEAAIVLIAFVVVAAVFSYVVLGAGFFTTQKSQEVVYTGVEMASSSMEVIGDVYGLDTASATKVDMIRFTLGLAAGGSPVDFSTVQMVFATSANVDILNKSPTLVSTTNPGTGNWSIFEGATTSDVLLEGEDKFTILAKPKVALVENQEFNLEIRPSTGASFGLKRTIPAKINAVNLLY, from the coding sequence ATGCAGAAAATAATGAACCGTGATGAAGGGTTCACCGGTCTGGAGGCCGCAATTGTGCTCATTGCATTCGTTGTGGTCGCCGCAGTATTCTCATACGTAGTACTCGGCGCCGGTTTCTTCACCACACAGAAATCACAGGAAGTTGTCTATACCGGTGTTGAAATGGCATCATCCAGTATGGAAGTTATTGGCGATGTGTATGGGCTTGATACTGCAAGTGCAACTAAAGTTGATATGATTCGATTCACTCTTGGTCTTGCAGCAGGTGGATCGCCGGTTGACTTCAGCACGGTGCAGATGGTATTTGCTACCAGTGCCAATGTTGACATTCTTAATAAGTCTCCAACTCTGGTGAGTACAACCAATCCAGGGACCGGAAACTGGAGTATCTTTGAAGGTGCTACTACTAGTGATGTGCTTTTAGAAGGTGAAGATAAATTTACAATTCTTGCCAAGCCAAAAGTAGCACTGGTAGAAAACCAGGAATTTAATCTTGAAATTAGACCATCCACCGGAGCATCTTTTGGTCTAAAAAGAACAATCCCAGCTAAGATTAATGCAGTAAATCTTCTCTACTAA
- the speB gene encoding agmatinase, translating into MQYFTNNLFADAETPYEDARYVIFGVPYDGTTSFAAGTRHGPDAIRKVSYNFEQYLPEYQYSLSEAEIHDLGNLEVPSLPEDVVDAVFEITAEIAADGKIPVLLGGEHSITLGAYRAFRSECFVVCDAHLDLRDEFGNTPYNHACITRRVSEAGAKEIFIIGARSGTEEEFAFAQNLNLYSADYVRERGITDILKEIVEKINGRSVYLSIDADAIDCCLTPGLGTPEPFGITPFDVRDVIRTIGPLAEAFDYMEVCPIDAGQTAAVAAKLVREFIAGHRIKNQG; encoded by the coding sequence ATGCAATATTTTACCAACAATCTTTTTGCGGATGCCGAAACCCCGTATGAAGATGCACGGTATGTTATTTTCGGGGTGCCCTATGACGGTACCACATCATTTGCAGCAGGCACGCGGCATGGTCCGGATGCAATACGGAAGGTCAGTTATAATTTTGAACAGTATCTCCCTGAATATCAATATTCGCTGAGCGAAGCAGAAATTCATGATCTCGGCAATCTGGAAGTCCCCTCGCTTCCTGAGGATGTCGTTGATGCAGTTTTTGAGATCACTGCTGAGATTGCAGCAGACGGGAAAATTCCTGTTCTACTGGGAGGGGAGCATAGCATCACCCTTGGCGCGTACCGGGCATTTCGTTCTGAATGTTTTGTGGTCTGTGATGCGCATCTTGACCTGCGGGATGAATTTGGGAATACCCCTTATAATCATGCATGCATCACCCGCAGGGTTTCAGAAGCAGGGGCAAAAGAGATCTTCATTATCGGTGCGCGAAGCGGAACCGAAGAAGAGTTTGCCTTCGCACAAAACCTGAATCTCTACTCCGCTGACTATGTCCGTGAACGGGGAATTACCGATATTCTGAAAGAAATTGTTGAAAAGATCAATGGAAGGAGTGTATACCTGTCCATCGATGCGGATGCTATCGACTGTTGTCTTACTCCCGGCCTCGGCACCCCGGAGCCGTTTGGAATAACCCCTTTTGATGTCCGGGATGTCATCAGAACAATCGGACCGCTTGCAGAGGCGTTTGATTACATGGAAGTATGTCCCATTGATGCAGGGCAGACGGCGGCAGTGGCAGCAAAACTCGTACGTGAGTTTATTGCAGGTCACCGGATAAAAAATCAGGGATAG
- a CDS encoding translation initiation factor IF-5A: protein MSKQQTEIGKLKEGRYVVVDDEPCKILSIATSKPGKHGAAKARIDVVGIFDGMKRSIVQPVSAKTYVPIVERKSAQVISIAGNTVQFMDIKDYEMFDLDVTDEQLKSIEAGAEIPIIASLGKRKLDI, encoded by the coding sequence ATGAGTAAACAACAGACCGAAATAGGAAAACTGAAAGAAGGCAGATATGTAGTTGTTGATGATGAACCCTGCAAGATTCTTTCAATTGCAACATCAAAACCCGGAAAACACGGCGCCGCAAAGGCACGAATTGATGTCGTCGGCATCTTTGACGGGATGAAGCGCTCGATTGTTCAGCCGGTATCAGCAAAAACCTATGTCCCCATCGTCGAGCGGAAAAGCGCGCAGGTTATCTCCATCGCAGGCAATACCGTTCAGTTCATGGATATCAAGGACTACGAAATGTTTGACCTTGACGTCACTGACGAACAGCTCAAAAGCATTGAAGCAGGAGCGGAGATCCCCATCATTGCATCACTGGGAAAGCGCAAACTCGATATCTAA
- a CDS encoding bifunctional fructose-bisphosphatase/inositol-phosphate phosphatase translates to MSFFSLFDEITSAVSDAITDIAGTPDAGIIVEMGADGTPTKAIDKIAEDVILSSLRTAEACGEVISEEAGRCRVSDADGIIILDPIDGTYNAIHGIPYYAISAGYMENGEVIAAYISNLGFHEVFTAEKNGGAFLNRKPIRVSAVDTLDTATFSLYGKRHHIDSVMEIAGTVRRWRHLGASALELAYIGCGRIDGFVDMRGTLRYTDAAAGMLICEEAGGRVTSAVGEPVAFSEDVREGRTLVATNGLLQDEIIRCLEHSA, encoded by the coding sequence ATGAGTTTTTTTTCACTATTCGACGAGATTACGTCAGCAGTATCAGATGCCATCACCGATATTGCAGGTACACCGGATGCCGGAATAATTGTTGAAATGGGAGCAGACGGTACACCGACAAAGGCAATTGACAAAATTGCAGAAGATGTCATTCTCTCCTCTCTTCGTACCGCTGAAGCATGCGGCGAGGTTATCAGTGAAGAAGCAGGCAGATGCCGTGTCTCTGATGCAGACGGCATCATCATTCTTGACCCGATAGATGGCACCTATAACGCAATCCATGGAATTCCCTATTATGCAATCTCTGCAGGATATATGGAAAATGGGGAGGTTATTGCTGCATATATCAGCAATCTGGGATTTCACGAGGTATTTACCGCTGAGAAAAATGGTGGTGCCTTTCTGAACAGAAAACCCATACGGGTCTCTGCTGTTGACACGCTTGATACCGCCACGTTCAGTCTGTATGGTAAGCGGCACCATATCGATTCGGTGATGGAGATCGCAGGTACTGTCAGGCGGTGGCGCCATCTTGGTGCGTCTGCCCTCGAACTTGCCTATATCGGATGCGGAAGAATCGATGGGTTTGTCGATATGCGCGGAACGCTCAGATATACCGATGCAGCCGCAGGCATGCTAATATGCGAGGAGGCAGGCGGCAGGGTTACCTCTGCCGTGGGTGAACCGGTCGCATTCTCTGAAGACGTCAGAGAGGGGAGAACGCTGGTCGCTACCAACGGGTTATTGCAGGACGAAATTATCCGCTGCCTGGAGCACTCTGCATGA
- a CDS encoding NAD(+)/NADH kinase, which translates to MKIKIIPRPDDVRAVRYARELGVKFLNDGQTIWFEQGNPLNESFHLSPLTDADADIAVVIGGDGSVLHAVQSMKPQVPLVGINFGRVGFLADLESDEAYAFIAQLHPETMETEARMRVEISVDGKICGCALNEAVIVTERPAKMLQFSIIVDGIPVEEFRSDGLIISTPTGSTAYAMSAGGPIVDPKVKGFLLVPLAPFMLSSRPHLISSERNLAVQLDSDKPASLVIDGQYAGELHNESLITVTASPEPALFINVRKNFFTKVDRKLRTL; encoded by the coding sequence ATGAAGATCAAAATTATTCCGCGTCCGGATGATGTCCGTGCTGTCAGGTATGCACGAGAGCTTGGGGTAAAATTTCTAAATGATGGTCAGACGATCTGGTTTGAACAGGGGAACCCACTCAATGAGTCATTCCACCTGTCTCCCCTGACGGATGCGGATGCCGATATTGCCGTTGTTATCGGAGGAGATGGATCGGTTCTTCATGCAGTGCAGTCGATGAAGCCCCAGGTGCCTCTCGTCGGCATCAATTTTGGGAGGGTGGGGTTCCTTGCAGACCTTGAATCCGATGAGGCATACGCGTTTATCGCACAGTTGCACCCGGAAACCATGGAAACCGAAGCCCGAATGCGCGTGGAAATTTCTGTGGATGGAAAAATATGCGGCTGTGCACTCAATGAGGCTGTTATTGTCACAGAACGTCCGGCAAAAATGCTTCAGTTTTCCATCATTGTAGATGGCATCCCGGTGGAGGAATTCCGTTCCGACGGACTCATCATCAGTACACCCACCGGGTCAACCGCATATGCAATGAGTGCCGGAGGCCCGATTGTTGACCCGAAAGTGAAAGGCTTTCTGCTCGTTCCCCTGGCACCGTTTATGCTCTCTTCGCGCCCCCATCTCATTTCAAGCGAACGCAACCTCGCGGTTCAGCTGGATAGCGATAAACCGGCAAGCCTTGTGATTGACGGCCAGTATGCAGGAGAATTGCATAATGAATCCCTGATTACCGTTACCGCATCCCCGGAACCGGCACTCTTCATCAATGTCAGGAAAAATTTCTTCACGAAAGTGGACCGGAAACTCAGGACGTTATAG
- a CDS encoding DUF169 domain-containing protein: MIDENKMDLNYQEIADAFKMAGISGSPVAVKFAKTEEGIPDGVEEISEAVRHCKMVSMARTEGSILFARADKHQCMGGAWALGLRELSPTLKSGEFYFKLGKFASWAGCMRTIDSVPHVHPPGGEEVSTYATVYAPLEKTPFDPHVVIIMAQPLVMLKIAQAVLYKTGGRIHTNMSGIQSVCADTCAYPYMSGEVNFSLGCDGSRKFSGIADDLMVMGIPAELIKDVADALPVILGAAGSKK; encoded by the coding sequence ATGATCGATGAAAACAAAATGGACCTTAATTATCAGGAAATTGCAGATGCATTTAAGATGGCCGGTATATCCGGTTCCCCTGTCGCGGTGAAATTTGCAAAAACCGAAGAGGGGATTCCTGATGGCGTGGAGGAGATCTCAGAAGCCGTCCGTCACTGTAAGATGGTAAGTATGGCACGGACCGAGGGGAGCATTCTCTTTGCACGTGCAGACAAGCACCAGTGTATGGGTGGTGCATGGGCCCTTGGCCTGAGGGAACTCTCTCCCACCCTGAAATCCGGCGAATTTTATTTCAAACTGGGCAAATTTGCATCCTGGGCCGGATGCATGCGGACGATTGACTCGGTGCCTCATGTCCATCCGCCGGGTGGTGAGGAAGTCAGCACCTATGCAACCGTCTATGCACCTCTGGAGAAAACACCCTTTGACCCGCATGTTGTCATCATCATGGCACAGCCTCTCGTCATGCTGAAGATTGCGCAGGCAGTTCTTTACAAAACCGGCGGGCGCATCCATACCAATATGTCGGGAATACAGTCAGTGTGTGCAGACACCTGCGCCTATCCGTACATGTCCGGTGAAGTAAATTTTTCACTCGGATGCGATGGATCACGAAAGTTTTCGGGCATTGCTGACGACCTGATGGTAATGGGAATCCCTGCCGAACTGATAAAAGATGTTGCAGATGCCTTACCGGTAATTCTGGGTGCTGCAGGTTCAAAGAAATAA
- a CDS encoding hydrogenase maturation protease, which yields MSNKRVRVIGCGNPLMGNDAVGVRVIDMLHEIHPEIDVIEGGVGGLGLIPMMEGYDHIILVDATTGYGTHIGEIMVFSKPPSNEFFPLSLSDIGVLDAVNIAEELGICPQITIIGIEAGTVEEFSDSMSPEMERAVEDACERILSTIKKE from the coding sequence ATGAGCAATAAACGTGTGCGGGTGATCGGCTGTGGCAACCCATTGATGGGAAACGATGCGGTAGGTGTCCGTGTCATTGACATGCTGCATGAAATCCATCCGGAGATAGATGTCATTGAGGGTGGTGTTGGCGGACTGGGCCTGATCCCGATGATGGAAGGATATGACCACATCATTCTGGTCGATGCAACAACAGGATATGGGACGCATATCGGAGAGATTATGGTCTTTTCAAAACCGCCCTCCAACGAATTTTTCCCGCTCTCGTTATCTGATATCGGGGTGCTTGATGCAGTAAATATTGCTGAAGAACTGGGTATCTGTCCGCAGATAACAATTATTGGGATAGAGGCAGGGACAGTTGAAGAGTTCTCTGATTCGATGAGTCCTGAAATGGAGCGGGCAGTAGAAGATGCATGTGAACGAATTCTGAGCACGATAAAAAAAGAATGA